The Tribolium castaneum strain GA2 chromosome 3, icTriCast1.1, whole genome shotgun sequence sequence GAAGTCGCCCCGTGTAAGAACTTCCTCCAACGCAAAAGAAACATGAACTTGACGTTTGAACTTCTAATCAAATTTGCAAAGTTGTTCGAAATGAGAAGATTGATTTGTTGGACTGTATTTAAGAAATACCCTTTGATAATAGTGACTGAAAACGAGGCCGGGATTGCGGTGAAGTGTTACACTGCTAATTTCAACCGAAATCTTCTAGATTTCAACTGGACTATTAACTGGATAGTGGAAGAGTGTGAAGTGAGTGATTTTATTGAGTTCTATTTAAACAATTCAGGTAAGTTTTATTCAAACAAcggaaaacaaaataatttagcaGTTTTGAGCAAAAGACGTAGAGGAAAAGTCAGGGAGAAACTTGAAGTGATAGTCCAACCCCACATTGACTTTCacacaaaattaaagttgtgGAAGTCCGTGTTGGAGAATCTTTACAGCCGCCCCAGCGCCCCAACGACTGACATTTTGGAGATATCCTCTGACGAAGACGACAGCGTCATagaaataagttaaataaattttattccgttaaatataaatatatattttcttttaatcaaGCTCAGAAATTCATTCGCCCTTCGTTCCACGTCTCCGAGCTCACTACTTTCTTCTTGGACTTGGG is a genomic window containing:
- the LOC103313636 gene encoding uncharacterized protein LOC103313636: MAIAEVAIDLFKSTFSINTNTSDIKFLRVQEEPYNTLEQKHEFGEKVCVLHTVSLSIFNIEVNLRILCFKYDDHVEVLKLEINVPNDSFSREVAPCKNFLQRKRNMNLTFELLIKFAKLFEMRRLICWTVFKKYPLIIVTENEAGIAVKCYTANFNRNLLDFNWTINWIVEECEVSDFIEFYLNNSVLSKRRRGKVREKLEVIVQPHIDFHTKLKLWKSVLENLYSRPSAPTTDILEISSDEDDSVIEIS